Proteins found in one Magnolia sinica isolate HGM2019 chromosome 5, MsV1, whole genome shotgun sequence genomic segment:
- the LOC131245605 gene encoding mitogen-activated protein kinase 10-like, whose protein sequence is MQQDQRKKSQAEMDFFTEYGDANRYKIQEVVGKGSYGVVCSAIDTHTGEKVAIKKIHDIFEHISDAARILREIKLLRLLRHPDIVEIKHIMLPPSKRDFKDIYVVFELMESDLHQVIKANDDLTKEHYQFFLYQLLRALKYIHTANVYHRDLKPKNILANANCKLKICDFGLARVAFSDTPTTIFWTDYVATRWYRAPELCGSFFSKYTPAIDIWSIGCIFAEVLTGRPLFPGKNVVHQLDLMTDLLGTPSLDTVSRVRNEKARRYLSSMRKKQPVPFSQKFPNADPLALKLLERLLAFDPKDRPTAEEALADPYFKGLAKVEREPSCQPISKIEFEFERRRVTKEDIRELIFREILEYHPQLLKDYINGTERTNFLYPSAIDQFRKQFAHLEENGGKSGPVIPLERKHVSLPRSTVVHSNTIPPREQPTFTSCKDRQVPEESCKNSRDTDAVVGHPPRTSQAPQRIPLAKPGKVVGPVVPYENGNVKDAYDVRRLIRNAVLPPQAAPPPYGFRRNTTRPQRSEAMDAETELPSQPKHTAHCAASKLAPGVAVDMNPSFYLAQAAKVDAGSIGDQVAMEVNLLQAKSQFSGIGAAAATAAHRKVGTVQFGMTRMY, encoded by the exons ATGCAGCAAGATCAGCGCAAGAAG AGTCAAGCAGAGATGGACTTTTTCACGGAATATGGAGATGCCAATCGATACAAAATTCAGGAGGTAGTAGGGAAAGGAAGCTATGGTGTGGTATGCTCGGCTATTGACACACATACTGGAGAAAAGGTGGCAATAAAGAAAATACATGACATATTTGAACATATCTCTGACGCTGCTCGGATCCTCCGTGAGATCAAGCTGCTCAGGCTCCTACGCCATCCTGACATTGTTGAAATTAAGCACATCATGTTGCCACCTTCGAAAAGggattttaaagatatttatgTTGTTTTCGAGCTCATGGAATCAGATCTGCACCAAGTCATCAAGGCTAATGATGACTTGACGAAGGAACATTATCAATTTTTCCTTTATCAGCTGCTACGTGCATTGAAGTATATTCATACAG CAAATGtgtatcatcgagatttaaaacCAAAGAATATATTGGCAAATGCAAACTGCAAGCTCAAAATTTGTGACTTCGGATTAGCAAGAGTTGCATTCAGTGATACCCCTACCACAATATTTTGGACG GATTATGTTGCAACACGATGGTATAGAGCTCCGGAACTTTGTGGATCATTTTTCTCTAAA TATACTCCTGCAATTGATATTTGGAGCATAGGCTGCATCTTTGCTGAGGTATTAACAGGGAGGCCACTATTTCCTGGTAAAAATGTTGTTCACCAATTGGATTTGATGACGGATCTGCTTGGCACACCTTCGTTAGATACTGTATCTCGG GTCCGGAATGAAAAGGCGAGGAGGTATCTGAGTAGCATGAGGAAGAAGCAGCCTGTGCCCTTTTCACAAAAGTTTCCAAATGCAGATCCTTTAGCACTCAAACTGTTGGAAAGACTGTTAGCATTTGATCCAAAGGATCGGCCAACTGCTGAAGAG GCACTGGCTGATCCTTATTTCAAGGGCCTGGCCAAAGTGGAGAGAGAACCGTCTTGTCAACCGATCTCTAagattgagtttgagtttgagAGGCGTAGGGTGACAAAAGAGGACATTCGGGAACTTATATTCCGGGAAATACTAGAGTACCATCCTCAACTGCTCAAGGACTACATTAATGGAACTGAAAGGACAAACTTCCTCTATCCAAG TGCCATTGATCAATTCCGGAAGCAGTTTGCTCATCTCGAGGAAAATGGTGGTAAAAGCGGGCCAGTGATCCCATTGGAGAGGAAGCATGTTTCTCTCCCAAG ATCTACAGTTGTCCATTCAAATACAATCCCCCCAAGGGAACAGCCAACTTTTACTTCATGCAAAGATCGGCAAGTCCCAGAAGAGTCATGCAAGAACTCTAGGGACACAGATGCGGTGGTTGGTCATCCACCAAGAACTTCACAAGCACCACAGAGGATCCCACTAG CTAAACCTGGGAAAGTTGTGGGACCAGTTGTACCCTACGAAAATGGGAACGTCAAGGATGCTTACGACGTTAGGAGGTTGATCAGGAATGCTGTTCTTCCCCCTCAGGCTGCTCCCCCGCCCTACGGTTTCCGCCGGAATACAACAAGGCCGCAAAGGTCTGAGGCAATGGATGCAGAGACTGAATTGCCGTCACAACCCAAGCACACTGCCCATTGCGCAGCGAGCAAATTGGCACCGGGCGTGGCCGTCGACATGAATCCTTCATTTTATCTTGCACAGGCGGCTAAGGTTGATGCAGGCAGCATTGGCGATCAGGTTGCAATGGAGGTGAACCTGCTGCAGGCAAAGTCTCAGTTCAGTGGGATAGGTGCAGCAGCAGCTACTGCAGCTCACAGAAAGGTGGGTACTGTTCAATTCGGCATGACAAGAATGTACTAG